In the genome of Rhopalosiphum padi isolate XX-2018 chromosome 1, ASM2088224v1, whole genome shotgun sequence, the window atatacaaaatttaaatttaattttgaattaaaaatttaataattacacatatatttaaaattattacaatatccaactaatataatatataattttaaatgcattattttacaTAGTATTTACGAATATGATAGGTAAGTTCATAAACTTAGATTAActgatatatgtataacattggTACAATGGTTTAGATGTTCTTTGTCTCACACATCCGGAAAAGTTTTGGATGCATGATGAATCTATGACATGGACTCATCGTTTTTGCGCGCAAGTACTTTCGTATGGAGAAATACCGAAACATGTAGCATTTATATTGGACGGTAATAGACGTTATAgtaagaaaaattgtatttctatgCAACAAAGCTTTGCAAAAGGGTgagttaaaattgtaataaaatatttaaaaaaatatttaagcctAATCTTTGAGTAATGTCTATTTTGTACTATGAAAATTGGTactaaatcatttaaatcatcattacctatttacttttttttctatcagttattattatatttgttttatatttttaacgtaatataaaaaaataataaatatctttattttaattttagtatgatTACCTACATaggtaatagaatatttttattttatatttattaatttatgtacctatacacaattaaacaatttatatttgcaAGTAAAATCTaagttattatgtacaaatttaaattattataagttgtagcTACATGAatacttgaatataatatgtatacatttagtaAGTTTGGGCAGATATGTAGCTATGTAGATATTAGCCGTAGCTGGaaggtatagactatagacataTCACAGAATACGAACATCGAGCATATTATTCTGATGTTCATAGTAAAGACTATAGAGTGTGAgtttaaatgtcttaaaaaataagaaatgctttaaaaaaatacaatttaatgtagatactcataaaataaaactcataaaaatacccttatatttttttaaatataatgttaaataaaaaggaTTAAACAATAAATGATTCGTGTTATTTAAATTGGAATAATTTGACATTATCGTGATTAATGCAAGTCATAAATAAAacgatctatataatattatatttatattatattatactatggtatatatatttgccatatttttttatgtattatttataggtttgacaaaatatttgaaacaataCAATGGTGCTTACATTTAGGTATAAAAGAAGTTACTGTAAACACGTCCAGTTTAAATAACTTTAAGAGAACACAAGAAGAAATCAATGCATTGTTTGatgaaatcaaaacatttttaaaaaggtaTAGAGTTAAGTGTctgataaaatactaatttttattattaactttgtaAGAACTAATGATTTAATAGGTCCCTATAATTAAGTCGGACccaatcataaatttaaatgtaaagcataaaaatttaaaatagtaatacatcatattataacattttaagctTTCTATCTAGGCACCTATTGTCTGTATATTTGTCTTTAATGACagtcgaaaatattaaatacttaatttataaattaaaattccaatttatTCTTTATGGCTAAATGATTCgcttttttacctatttaaatttaaaacattgtaaaaaaaGATTGAGTCTATAGTGCGATAttaacatgtaatatatatatatattatgatcaaataattgaaaattttgtggatgcctttataagttatattatctCTTTACTTAGGTATCTAAGGTATCTTACTTAACtgtttataattctataatatctatgttataataattaatgtttataagttttaataaggttattagttaatttaaatattatagttataattttgttttagagaTATATTGAATGAACTAGgtgtatgtataacatttttcgGTAACATCAGAACACTACCAGATGATATGGTTAAGGTATTAGAAAAATCAATgcttataacaaaacaaaacaacaagatatcattaaatattgcattttcTTATACtggtaatttgaaataattacatttaatttttaaataaaatacttaatttataattggataATTGGATAAATGGATAaagtatgtttatataataaataatatatttaatttataatacttacctaatatatctattattttttatgtattttatatttatgttcaattaattattattttaatattcattgtggtaataattttcaaacttattattcataataattaataaaagactAACTAGTAATTAgtctgaaattaataataatttattattatagttgttatttgtatactataaaaataaatttgttttttacatttcttttgacattttatatgatatgtaaataatgaattgaattatattaaaaatgttttattattgtatatttgtatgtattgttaaataataatttatttaacaataaaataaataaataaatttatatagaaaaaattaaaaattactttttttatttgtattgtataaaactacaatccatattaataatattttaactatttttttcaggACATGATGAATTAACAAATGCATTCAATCATATATCtaatggtattaaaaataatgatttggaGGAATCAGATTTATcagttgaaatattaaataactgtatGTATACCTATCCGTCCCCACCACCTGATTTATTAGTATGTACATCTGGTGAGACTAAATTGAATGATTTCATGTTATGGCAGGTAAATTAATAGTTcttgaaaatatgttttgtttaaagaAACTGGGAAactgcaattttaaattaattttttaaaatatttttttcagtgtgcttacagttacatttattttacatcagTCTTATGGCCAGAGTTTACTGCGTGGGACTTTATGATTGCTATTTTTATGTACCAAAGAAATATTAAAGCATTTATACGTTATAAAATACCAACTAAAAGATTGAGTTCAAGGGTTGAACAATTTGTTGAAAATGTACATCAAAACCGGTTAAATAGTCTTTTTACAATTgcgtgaaaatattaaaattggtgttatttttaaattcataaaattaaattttattataaaataaatatctatctaTATTCTATTCATTTATATCAGGGATTGGCATTCGGCCCGCGTGCCTTTTTTATCTGTCCTccgctatattttaaaattacgggAGATGTTAAACTGCGACAAAATTACACCTTTTCTAAAAGTCGATATGTGAACttcgaaaaaacaaaaaaattaacattatacaaactgcgacaatttatttgatatgtataatataataaatactatgtaCATAACCGATACGATAACACATACacgttaatcatttaattaaatatatatatgttatggtaTTAGTATAGCTATAGATGATGTaccaaaaatgatttttcttgtAGAGTAATATTTTCGTTGTTTAAGACCAATTTGGCTCcgcattttttcttatttaaacaaattcatgTCGAATAACCGCTTATTTTggaactatatttaattttataaatttaaaattgtttagcacCAATAATTGTTTGCCGTTTTGGTTAAACATTTGTGTAAAttccattttaaatacaatattacacgaCATATCACGTACTAACTTAACTTGTGATAATCTTGTACTTGTGAATTGTGAAGGAGCCGATATTTAGTATATTGCGTTAAagcttaaaaacaaatttggatTTTTCTTACAAACTTGTCTccaacataacatattaattaaattacatatgtacaaaataacacataggtatatatgatgcaattatatacctaatacctatgtatGTTATCGTATCCGGTTTGtaaatagtacatatatatattatatatttatacaaggtCGGATTAAAAACATATTGGGCCCTTTTGacataaaaaagttttacaaaGCCGCTCGCTACGCTCGCAGAAGGATACATTTTTCTAACTATTTTACAAACTGACAAaagcattataaaatcaatatatgtaatttatgtctataaaa includes:
- the LOC132931848 gene encoding dehydrodolichyl diphosphate synthase complex subunit DHDDS-like, producing METNTTNNWSWDNIVKNVLCLTHPEKFWMHDESMTWTHRFCAQVLSYGEIPKHVAFILDGNRRYSKKNCISMQQSFAKGFDKIFETIQWCLHLGIKEVTVNTSSLNNFKRTQEEINALFDEIKTFLKRDILNELGVCITFFGNIRTLPDDMVKVLEKSMLITKQNNKISLNIAFSYTGHDELTNAFNHISNGIKNNDLEESDLSVEILNNCMYTYPSPPPDLLVCTSGETKLNDFMLWQCAYSYIYFTSVLWPEFTAWDFMIAIFMYQRNIKAFIRYKIPTKRLSSRVEQFVENVHQNRLNSLFTIA